The Henckelia pumila isolate YLH828 chromosome 2, ASM3356847v2, whole genome shotgun sequence genome includes a window with the following:
- the LOC140878966 gene encoding uncharacterized protein, producing the protein MEIDNQTVHSGPTLSFGPEDLKGVSSNHNDALVIRAMVANYDVARIFVDSGSSVNVLFQEAINQMDLGQYKMEPVVTSLFGFTGHAIRPVGLVHLPLTLGKGNGRKTRIKMKFPVGNEVGEVQGDQVIARKCYVEEVRIEQKVARTNSVDRPGISGMDKVNLIDDTSVSAEEEIEEIMISPPSGMTLKHYKLKLNPSKCTFGVRVGKFLGYMVTRRGIEANPEKVQAIISMSSPKNIQEVKRLTGRITALPRFISRSADKSLPFFEALRKKKNFEWNEESEKSFQDLKAYLKQLPVLNKPTQGEALFLYFAVTPREVSLFLVRRDGTNHQPIYFVSHALKGAKLNYLTQENLALALVITARKLRPYFFSHPITVLTNSILGKIATNPDASGRLIRWIIELSEYDIRFEPRTAIKAQALADFLAETVQLEHEELWKIFVDGSSCKSGSGAEIVIISPWGEETNISIRLDFRASNNEAEYEALLLGLKAARNLDGKMLRYAKALDKDKEGFTELNLELIPRTENIKADHFSRLASALSNRPDPIVPDREIVSQLENLDDIIAQVPEGDWRYDIYQYLTKKELPSDNKKAREPLLKCLGPDEPNYVLREIHEGSCGIHLGSLALARKALLAGFFWPTMRKDSSDLVNSCYNCQRHANLQWRPAEYMKAMVAACPFDQWGMDICAASGSLAGWHQTMRDSSVDPKFEHGARK; encoded by the exons atggagATTGACAATCAGACTGTCCACAGTGGCCCGACCCTCTCTTTTGGGCCGGAAGATTTAAAAGGGGTTTCTAGCAACCATAATGATGCACTGGTAATAAGGGCCATGGTCGCAAATTATGATGTAGCTCGAATATTTGTGGATTCAGGCAGTTCTGTCAACGTTCTATTCCAAGAAGCAATAAATCAAATGGACTTGGGACAGTACAAGATGGAGCCCGTTGTAACATCACTCTTTGGTTTCACGGGTCATGCAATCCGACCTGTTGGGTTAGTGCATCTACCCCTAACTCTGGGAAAAGGCAACGGTCGCAAGACCAGGATT AAAATGAAGTTCCCAGTTGGCAATGAGGTCGGTGAAGTACAAGGTGATCAAGTCATTGCTCGCAAGTGTTATGTGGAGGAGGTAAGAATAGAGCAAAAGGTAGCTAGGACTAATAGTGTTGATAGACCTGGAATTTCTGGCATGGATAAAGTCAACTTGATAGATGACACATCTGTCAGTGCTGAAGAAGAAATTGAGGAAATAATGATTTCCCCTCCTTCTGGCATG ACTTTGAAGCACTATAAGCTTAAGCTAAACCCCAGCAAGTGTACTTTCGGAGTCCGAGTTGGAAAGTTTCTTGGTTACATGGTTACAAGAAGGGGAATCGAAGCTAATCCCGAAAAGGTCCAAGCCATCATTTCTATGAGCTCCCCCAAGAATATACAGGAAGTAAAGAGATTAACGGGAAGAATTACAGCACTGCCCCGGTTTATAAGCAGATCAGCAGATAAAAGCCTCCCTTTCTTTGAGGCACTACGAAAGAAGAAAAATTTTGAATGGAATGAGGAAAGTGAGAAATCCTTCCAGGACTTGAAGGCTTACTTAAAGCAATTGCCTGTGCTGAATAAGCCTACCCAAGGGGAAGCACTGTTCTTATATTTTGCGGTCACACCCCGAGAAGTTAGTTTGTTCCTGGTCAGGAGGGACGGAACAAATCATCAGCCTATTTATTTTGTGAGTCATGCCTTGAAGGGAGCCAAACTCAATTACTTAACTCAGGAAAATCTTGCTTTAGCTTtagtcatcactgcaagaaaatTGCGTCCTTACTTTTTTTCACATCCTATCACCGTGCTCACCAACAGCATTCTGGGAAAAATAGCAACCAATCCAGATGCATCGGGGAGACTTATAAGATGGATTATAGAGCTGAGTGAGTATGACATCAGATTTGAGCCTCGGACAGCCATAAAAGCTCAAGCCCTAGCTGATTTCTTGGCAGAGACAGTTCAACTAGAACATGAAGAGCTATGGAAGATTTTTGTAGATGGGTCATCATGTAAGTCCGGGAGCGGAGCTGAAATTGTGATCATCTCACCTTGGGGTGAAGAAACTAATATTTCAATCAGATTAGACTTCAGAGCCTCAAACAATGAAGCAGAATATGAGGCCTTATTACTTGGACTCAAAGCAGCACGAAACTTGG ATGGAAAGATGCTGAGGTATGCCAAAGCACTAGACAAAGACAAAGAAGGGTTCACCGAGTTGAACTTGGAGCTCATCCCCCGAACTGAAAATATCAAGGCAGACCACTTTTCCCGCCTAGCCAGTGCCCTCAGCAACCGGCCTGATCCCATTGTTCCAGATCGGGAAATTGTTTCTCAGCTAGAAAATCTCGATGATATTATAGCTCAGGTACCGGAAGGAGATTGGAGATATGATATATATCAGTATCTGACCAAGAAAGAATTACCAAGCGATAATAAGAAAGCTAGAGAG CCTTTGTTAAAATGTTTGGGTCCTGACGAGCCTAATTATGTACTACGAGAAATTCATGAAGGGTCTTGTGGCATTCACCTGGGCAGTCTTGCCCTAGCTCGAAAAGCACTTCTTGCGGGATTCTTCTGGCCTACTATGCGGAAAGACTCATCAGACCTGGTTAATTCATGTTATAATTGCCAAAGACATGCTAACCTACAGTGGAGACCTGCAGAGTACATGAAGGCAATGGTGGCCGCTTGTCCTTTTGATCAGTGGGGAATGGATATT TGTGCCGCTTCGGGATCCCTCGCAGGTTGGCATCAAACAATGAGAGACAGTTCTGTGGATCCAAAGTTTGAGCATGGTGCCAGGAAATGA